The stretch of DNA ATCACCGTATTTCACAAATGTAAACAGATTGCACTATATTGTTCtttaatttaatgcattttataaaTGAACTCTCATTCAGACATTGAGTCTACACTGATGGACCCAAGCTACAGCGACATATGGCACCGACCTACAGCAAGCTGGAAATCAGGATGTTAGTCACGATTAACACTGACTGAGGCTTTTCTGCACTTCAAGTTATTCTGAtagttctatttttcttttaattcagtaAAATTATAATTGCAGGATCTTTGCAGCATtttagaattttattttattggcttgACCTTAATACTGAGATGGTTCGTCACTACTTAAATCTTGATCAGTTTACTTTTAATCAAGAGGCTAAGTATGCACCCTAGAGGTTAGGAGTCAGAATAGCAGGCAGTCAGGCCTTTATGGCAACAACTTATATATGATGAAACATGAGTTGGTTATACCACTCAGTACTTCAATCCAATACCaaaagcataaataaacaaaacaacaaagtgcATGATCTTTATTTGATATGGTGTGAAGGGGTGTCCAGGTAGCACAAAATGACTATATAAGGCTCCTTTTCACTTATACAACAAATGGTCTTTGTCTTGATTTTGGCCATTCAGCCAGCACATGAACAGAAACACctgcaaataataaataatggcaTTTATAAATAGATGAACCAGTCCATTTTAACCCCAAATCCCCTATAATCACTGGTTAAAGAGCAGCCGACTGTTGAAGGCCATCAATGAAAAACTAACTCTGATCCTAAAGGACTGAACAACCAACCCCTGAGATTAACTATCCAATGTGCTTGCAGGGAAAAGCATGGTGAAAAGCTGTTAGTGCTACAAAACATCAACActgataaaaagaaatgaataacaaagtttgaatatttttaatgtttaaatttcatttagtattttttaatcatatttatgtGATACAAATGCTAAAGATAGAATTAGGATatcatgtgtttgtgtacagTACCAGTTACTCATGATGACACaagtaaaataaacatgaacatcaaattattttcaaaaaaaaaaaaaaaacccacgaACTATCTCTAAGGATCCAAAGTCAGCTTTGCAGCCACTGTGATTTCATGCTGCTCTCTCTCGGCTTAGCATTCAAGTCACATTTTTGACACTAAATCAGGCCAAGTCTGAGGCTGGTTATTGATCATCTTCTGTGTGATGGCTGTTCAATAGTTCAGTATACActaaaagatctttttttttttttttttttctatggcAGGCAGAGTTTAGCTGCAGTGTTTCTGGGCATGTCAACTGAAAGACTCAGATCTCCAGGTTTATGTCTCCCTCTAGGGGGTGGATTGCAACTGACACTCTTTGAGCCTCCGGGTTCATAAAGCCTGAACTTAATCCTATTCGCTGAGCCACTGCTTGTGTTGCGTTACCTTCCGTAATGAAGCTTGATCATCTTTGGCTTTGCAAATGTACATTTCAGGTTCCGAGTCTGAAAGCAGCAAGTCTCGCGcacagaaaatgtgaaataatcaCTAGTACAGGACACACAGGTTCACCTTACGCCCAGTGAACCTGAGATCCTCCCTTTGAGTGCCGCTTGGCCTCCATGATGCAGAAAGCCTCTTGCTCCTCGCTTATTTCTTTCTGCCTCTTCTCTTCCAGAAATGATACCAGAGAGTCCCTCATGTCCACCACCTCGATCATCTGCTGAAGGATTCGTTCTTCTTCCGCCTGCTGCTCTGGTGTCTTATCTGACAGACAAAAACATATGCACACTTTCAATTCTAATTAACCACTAATACAATACAAATATATGtaaaacacagacatgcatatgttaagtctttttttttttttttttttttttttaagtcttaatAGAGCAATGTTTCTTGtatgtatgaaaaaaaatggatacaTGGTAGTGTACTCCTCTTTCCAACATCTGCTGACTTTGACGatccaaacacatttcacactCATCCTGCTAGGAAAGATTCCCAGACACACTTGTTTTTACTTGCTAGGAATCAATTTTTCCATAAGTGCAAAAGCCCCCTTAGCAAGTTGTTACAAACTTCTGATGGTTAAAGGAGGCttgtacattttcttttttttaaaccacgaGTATGTTGAAAGCACACATAGCTGCTTAACTGGCACCTTTCCTGTCTATACTTGCCACAAAGAGAAACCTTTTCAGAGGAAATTCTACATAAGTGACAAGTAACAAAATCATTGCCGTCTTTCTGTGGAAGAATACAATCAATATATTTCAACCAAATCTAACTGAAGCGCGGAGCCCATTATTGCACTTTTGAAACGGCTTCGAAGAGGCTCTTTGTGGCCCATCTGAGCCGATCTAGGAACCCTTCAGGATTTGTTTAATGTTCTCTGGAAATAAGAGCTAATATTTTGGAGCTTCCAATGTCACCAAGACTTCTTATTCTGTGCACCTGTCGATGTTAACAAATGTAGATACATTTAAAACTTACTGTCAGGCAATAGATGATGGTTATGAAATTGCATTTTGGCATatgtgtcccttttttttttcccttcacacAGACAtaatgtagtggtttacacagtTACCTGAAAAGCAAAAAGGTCACTGGTTTGTTTCCAGCTGGAGACATAAATCCCCTTTGAGGTTGTGTTAGGAcgggcatctggcataaaactgccaaatcaaaacatgtgGAGCTGTTTACAGAATCAGCTAAACCAGTCAAAATTAGGTTCACTGCACAGTATCCAGCTAACTCTACAAGAAACATGATAAACAGACTCAAGTCTCACTAGTATAGTGGCATTAATGCTAGAAGCAATCCAGCATCATGGTCATTAATTATAATGTGATATGTACTTTGGTTATTTCCATTAAAAAGCATAGACAAAAACACATGGTCAGGTAGTGTACAATGGAAAATGCAGACGCGAGCTAATGTGATGATGACGACAGCGGCAGAGACAAAGAAAGCATTGACGTGCTCATTAGTAGGACAAACATGCGCTGCAGTATGGGCCGTGCTAGGCCTGGTGCCTGTTTAGAAGTTGTGTTGCTCCCTTTAAATGCATCAAAGCCAGTTTGAGTAACAAGTCTTTCTGTGCGCACACCAAAGTACACACCCTTTATCTCCATGTATTTCCTGAGCTCCAGCTCCAACATGCTCTGCTTGTCTTCGAGCTCCAGCTGTCGAGACCTGCAAGAGAAACAAGCATCAGCGGAGTCTTGCCAACAGCAGATCACTCTAAAGCTGCGAGGAAACATGACAAATGAAGTCTGACTGTAAAGAAGACTGGCTGTTAGCATGGTGAGGACCAGCCAGCCACCACGGTGTTTTGATGTGAGATCTGCTTTGTCACTTGTATACAGAAGCTGTGTTGTGTTACTCATATGACTACACAAGCTTTTACTGTTTGAAATAATGAATGAACCAGTAAGGGTGCAGACTTACGCCACCATGAGGTCCGACTCCTCAGAAACCAATGCATTCTTCTCATGGACAAGCTGGATCCAGTGTTCAATCATATCAGGAGACCCGCCGCTGcctgaaagtaaaaaaacaaaagtatttctgTGGACAAGCTCtttaagaaaagaggaagacatgtttttttgttttgtttttttggaaagtCTAGATAAAGTGTTGAGGAACCAGATTTATTTGCAGCATCTGACACACCATTCATGTGAGTGTTTGTCTGGAAGCCCACACGCTAACGTGCATGAGACTCGAAGAAGCAATAATAAAAAGAATtcagcaaacttacaaatttagACAAAATCAGTTGTTTTACTCCCGTTTATGTAAAAATTGAGGTAAGCCCAATTTGTGGTCATAAAGCAAACAGTATACTGCCTGTGCATAATATCTATGAGATCTCACTagattttttgtcttttcagaaaataaaaacaaaatgcaaatctCAAGCAAtctttattcacaacagaaaaaTGTATTCCAGCTGCTCGACAGTCCCTGGTCTTTTTTCtcgtatttttcatttcatgatgcaccaaatgttttctgctctggactgcaggcaggccgaTTCATTACCCGGACTCTTCTAGTTCGAAGCCCTGCTGTTGTAATAGCTGCAGTGTGTTGTTTAGCCCTGTCATGCTGAAATACGTAAGATCTTCCCTCAAAGAGGCTTTGTCTGgattgctctaaaacctgtatatactgatggtgcctttccacaCGTGCAAGCATTTGGATTTTTGGCTTTATCCCttgcgcacagagatttctccagattcctgGAACCCTGCAGTGGGATTATCGACGATGACATAATAAAAGTCTTTGCAATTTAACATTAAGGAATATTTTTTCTAAAATTGaggaacaattttttttccaagattgGTGAACTTCtgtccatctttacttctgagtaACTCTGCCTCTCCAAGATTCTCTTTCTATACCTAAACCAATTAACCTTAATAGCTGCAAAATGTTTCCCCAGCCAttacttacttttccagccttttgttgccctcaTGCAACTACCCAAGTCAGATCTTCCTCCAGTATGAAACAATCAGTAAGGGTATTTTTCCATTACAAATGTCAGATGTCAATGCAGCCTTAACAATAAACCTTCAGTCtgttaaatatatgtatataaaaaagtGATATGTCCTTACCAGCCTCTCCTCGCAGTGTCCGCTCCAGCGTCACACCTTTGTCCTCCAGGTCTTTGTAGGTCACTTCAATCTCCTCCAGTCTCCTCTGGATGGACTGTGaaccacaaaaagaagaagtttattttgaaaaacattttaataaaacgGGTTGGATTTCATTAAAATACAGACGAGTTATTATGGTCACAATCTTTCTGCAAATTCTCTCACTACCAAATGTAATGtatatgtaaaaaatatttttacatttgtaatTTAAAGACATGTTTATTTACAACATTGTTCTTTTCTGTGGGTCAATTTTTGCAAGGTTGTAATGATTCAGGAGGGAGCAGGGAAGAGGGAGTCCAAGCTGCACAGTTCCAACTGCTGAACTTTACTGCACCGTGTTGTTATATGAAGAATTATATGCAGCATGAAAATAGACAGCATTTTGTGACGAATCTGAACAAATTCATCAAGAGAAGATATATAAAGAGACACTGCCattaagacaaaaaataaacaaaaaagtatatacatatatatcaaACTGAGCCAAATTCTTCAGGTTGCATGAAAGGGTTCAGCCTGCTTCCCAGCATTGCTTATTAGGGGGAGCTGTTACACAATGTGATGACCAGTGATTGACAAATACTCTCCCTCTCTTACATCCTCCAACAACTGTGCAAACACTGCGTTGCACCTGATTGGACGAATGCCTCATGTGGGTTGTCTGCTTCTGAATTGCAAACAGAAACCAACATGGTGGCTCATTTGCAAACTTTCTCTAGTGTTAAGCAAGATTTTCAGCAAAAATGTGTTCCTCTAAACATTTTAGATGGGAATAAGACATGCAGCTGATGAATTTGTCTTCATCACAGACAACTGCAAGTGCAAATGTTGCATTGTGATTTGCACCTGATTTGCTTGGAACAGCCTTGATATCAACTTTATGCAAATGGAAACACACTGCTGTGCACTGCATGACTGATAACAGTGAAAATGATTGGGAGGCAGGGATCGACACACCTTTACTGATGATATGACTTTAACAACATATCTTAGAAACAAAATATATTACAATGTCAATGAAACTATATGATTATGCACAGATTTATTGCTCCACTAAGTTAAGTTGGAGAAAAATGGATCAGCAACGAGTTTTATATCACTCACCTGAGCTTTGCGGAATCGTTGCAATTCACTCGTCCTGGCACGCCGCTCCAGTGtcctcatcttcatcagctCAAGCTTCTCTGCTTCCACAGGGTCCGATGGTACAGTCTGAAACTGGAGGTACAGCAGCATTACTTCCAGTGTAAAATATCTTCACCCTGaaaaactggggggggggggatctctACCAATCTCCTTACTTTCTCATCAAACAAGTCAATGTCTTGTTCAAACATtgcatcatcatcgtcatcatcatcatcgtcgtcaTCATCTCCTTCGACACCCTCTTCCGAGGCACTGTGAACATGTCTGAATGTTGTTTCTGTGgggaaaaagtaagaaaaagcGTTGCAATACGCCCAGATCAATCCAAGACCAAAGAGATGAGTTTTCAGCTTACCCACTCTCCCTGGCTGATTAACGTGGACACTGAGCCGGGTGTCTCTGCTGATCCGTGGGGAGGACAGATTCCATGGAGAAAACTTTGATCGCACTCTGGTCTGCCCGCTTGGCATCTCTTTTCTCTTGAAGCAGCGTCGATTCCTCTTCTCTCGCATGTGACCGGCAGTGCTCCCGCTCCAGTAGCCCTCCTCTTCTTGCCCATCCAGGCCCTCTGTTTTAGGAGGGCCTGCAtttgcagaggaagaggagcaggaggaggatccGCCATGGGtctctgaatctgaatctgCGCTGAAGCTGTGAAGATTCACCAGCTGGGTTTTCTCCTCATCGGTTAACTGCAGCTTTCGCAGTGACTGTTTAGGACGGGAGTCTGGTTTTGCTTTAGAGGCCTCCTCAGCAGGAGTTGGAGATGAATACTCTTCTGGGGGAGAGAGACTGGTAAGGTGAACTGTGCGAGGTTTTGCCACTGGGGGAGAGGGCTGATGGCTGGGAGTAGTCGGCTTAGTGCGACGTGGCTTTGGAACCGGACAGGGAGTCATCTTTTCTGTGTGCTCCTCCTCAAGGGGTGCTGCCACCTCAATTTTAGGTGGATGGTCTGTGGGAGTTTTTGATGCAAGTGGTTCTTGGGAGTCTTCTTTTGACTCAAACATGTGATGCTCCTTTTCTTCAGGTggatgtgactgtgtgtgaggAGGAAGACCACAGTCCAGAGTGTGATCACACTCCTCATCTGATGGTGATGGTGTATAATCATCACTGGAAAGTCCGTTTTCTTCTGTCTCCCCATGAATTCCTTTACTAGCCTaaatagagaaaaagaaaatcaatgtttattataaattagcCCACAGACTGTATACGGTTTTGACTGTAACACAATTTCCATTATTACTCTTCTGTTTGCCCCCACCTTCGCTTCGCCTTCACAAATGGAGTCCGATCCACTTTGCTGCATcaggctgaatctgagcagcgGTATTATACTATATACTTCATCCAGCTGCTTTTGTCACTCTGTCATTTATCACTAATAAACGCAAGTGACGCACAGCTTTTAGAAGTCATGCATGCCCGTGGAATCACACTGCCCACACAGTTTTACTTTGGATTATGAGCAATTTAAGCCGTCTCTGTACTTTTTTCTTCCCGTCACTGTGGCACAGGTTGACCCGTGGTTCAGCTGTCAAAGCAATGCTATTCAGGAgctggtctgtttttttttttttttaggtgattTTCTTTCCCCTTCTTATCACCGTTTTGCACCTTGTGATGAACACTGCATTTTCTCTCATGACTGAATTACCATGAGCCTGTAATCATACATCACTGCATTCAATGGGCTTGGAGGCCTTTTATGCTGCTGAGCTTGCCTGTTTTTTCTCACCAAACTGTTGATTCGTGCACTCCTAACGTTCCCcccgtctctttgatggtttgttttgatttgcaaATTAAGGATAGCCGGTTTCTTTTGCATGGAGCGCTCCTTTGACCACATATTGTGGGTTTTGGGAATATCTTACACCAGTCCACAAAACAGCTTCTGAGTGAATTGTTTTGGCTACATATAAGCTGTAATTCTTAAAGTCTTCCACTAGTTTGGATGCAAATAACCTTAAATTACAACTGAGTCGGTGCTTTAAGCCCATATCCATCATACAGCTATAACTGGAATATGTTAAAATTACTATTATATGGATCTAATTTTATGTTTGGAAACACACATCCTcattatatatatttctgcaatCAAGTCAGGCTTGCTGACACTGAAACTGTCAGCTATCAAGATGATGCAACTGGAGATTGTGTAACAAGAGCATAATGAACACACAGACTCAACATGGTGTCTGGAGTGATCAGCAGCAGGCAACAGAATGCTTTACATCTGTTCTCTTTAGTGACCCACCTCACAAGATGTTGCAGCCCCATTTGCCAGCTCTTCAGAGTGCAGCTCACAGTAAAATTTCCCTGTGGAGAAATCAGagataaaaaccaaaaaaaaaaaaacagatttggaAATCTAGAGACAAGTGAACGTTGAAGAAGGAAAGCCCTGCTGTTTTCTTCAATTATTAATCTCCTTTTAGTCAGAGTAGAGACCCCTTTGAAAAGGGTCTCAGCACAAATGATTAATTATACACATAAATAATTAAGCAGTGCGTCACTTGTAGCGGCAAAAATCTGATCTGGTTTTGAGAGAACAATCATAGCACAGATACATGCACTTATATTACAAACACGATAATACAGCATCGCGCAGTTTTCTGGAGGAGTGCTACAGAAACAAAAGAGAAGCAGTTACAACACATACAACTGTAGAGTGAAGAACAAGGCTGTGAATGAGAAGAATATCAGCTCCTCGAGCGAAGCCAAACAGTTACACTTGAACACAGACATGCAGCACCTAGTAGTTACCTGTATCCTGGTCGAAGGTGTATCCTCCTAGCCTAAGCGTGATGCTGCACTGAGTGCAGGTGAAGCAGGTGCGATGGAAGAACTTTCCCTCTGCGCTGATTCGCTCCAGCAGGTAAACCCTTCCACCACAGAAGTAACACTCCTCACTGTTTGTCATCAACAAAGGAATATCAGGCTCGGGGGCCAGCTCGGGGACAGGACTGAGCTCAGGGGGGACAGGAGACGCCAATGTCTGAGGAACAAGGTCAGACAGCAGACTGAGATTTAACAGAGCAACACTGAAAAATTATGATTTATTTGTGCAGAAAGCTTCCAAAGTTGAGTAAGATTTGTTGAATCACACTCACACTGTCCTCATCTCCCATTCTCGTCTCTGTTCCTGTGGCTCGTTTGTCAGCTGCCAGCTTCtcctgcagagaaaacaaaataaactgccacatgacctgtttttttttttgtttttttcctatgATATCGAAAACAAACATGATTAAACAATATTAAGGATCAGAACAGCAGAAGCCGCGTCCTCTGAAATAACATCTAACATTTTGTCATCACAAACAGGAATCCCAGACAAAGCAGACGTGTGAGTCACCAACAGCTCCAGAACACAGACCGAAGGCCCCGGAGTGAACTCCGGCCAAGACGCCAGCGTGTTTGAAAATATCTTTATCAAAGATTCCTCCATGCTGTGTAAACAGTGAACTCAAGGCACAGTGGGCGTACCTTACGTCTTTGCAGAGAATTGTGCTTCAGCTTGCTCAGGAAAAAGACAGCTGACTGTGTccgggagagagacagagacttgGACGATGGCAGGAAGTCTGCAGGCTCTGCTgccaacagaaaatgaaaaaatgaaaaatgtcatAAAAAGGACACACAGCAAAATCAGCTTATCTTAAATTAGACTTAGAGTGCTCATCTAAAGACACCTGAATGTGAGTGCTGGCCTACTTGCAGTTCTTCACACAGCTGCCCGATATACTCTTAGGGTACAATTTCTAAAATTGTCAAGATTCAGTCTTTTATGTTTAATTCTGTGTCAGAAATATGATCAGGCAGTCTTACTTGAATTTCTGGTGGCGTCACAGCAAAGCAGCAGTTGAATCTAACTTGTCAATCTACATAAAAACTCTTCAGCTCCAGTTCTGACTATcagtccctccctctctctctctctcatcattCAGATAAGGTTACCCGAGACTGACAGCTCCCTCCTGCTTGCACATCAGTCAGCGGATCCCAAGCAGAGCAGCACAGCATCACAGACAGAGTATATCACACCCACCTCAGCTCATTCAGTACCTCCAAAGCCTGAGCTCACATCTACACTGAATAACTCcacatactaaaaaaaaaaaataaataaataaataaaatgactgtAAATATACCTCTACAAACAGCCAGGAGAAATTTTTCCTTCAGTGCAGGAAAAACAGAACCCCTTCTAGAGACGCTCCTCCCATCAGACCCCGATAAGTCAGCTCTACACCGTGACTGTTTGCTCTGTCTGCTTGCTGGGCTGGCTCAAGTGCAGGAGAGCAGCACAACCAGTAGAGGCTGGCTCTGAGCACAGCACTAGCCACTTAGGCCCAGTGAATTCTGGGTAAGATGCTCTTAAAGGGGCAGCACAGATTTGAGAGCTTCTCATCACTGAACACATTTCAGTGGGAGGACACCTGAACCTTTTAAGGTGATTCTGATGCCGTGCTGTGTCTAAGCAACCAAGTTATGTAAGTCTGATATTGCTGTCACTAACAGAAATatatcatgaaacaaaaaggagTCCAGTGGCatcaaataaacatatttaactGTGTAATTTTTGTGAATGCGTTTATTAAATCTGACCTTGTTTGACATTTATCATCAATGCAAATATTTGAGTAAAAACTTTTACCTTTTGTTGGTACAGTGAAAGCACTTTGGATCTGGGTGAGGTAGAGGACCATGGACAACTTGTCTATTTGATCGCTGTTGGGAGACA from Archocentrus centrarchus isolate MPI-CPG fArcCen1 chromosome 7, fArcCen1, whole genome shotgun sequence encodes:
- the mical1 gene encoding F-actin-monooxygenase mical1 isoform X1, with the protein product MASQAPVNPSHAMFDLFVQAQTCKDVKHHFAQLCRQLDVDPKDFRNFYTKLKERLNYWKAKALWTKLDKRASHADYQQGNACTKNKCLVLGAGPCGLRMAVELSLLGAQVVLLEKRETFSRNNVLHLWPYTIYDLRELGAKKFYGKFCSGTLDHISIRQLQLILLKVALLLGVEVHTGVEFQGLIEPSGENGWMAKLQPQSHPAAAFQFDVFISAGGGRFVPDGFKHKELRGKLAIGITANFINRHTAAEAQVEEISGVARIYNQKFFQELLNETGIDLENIVYYKDDTHYFVMTAKKKSLLKKGVIKQDYSDAEQLLAPANVDYEALCHYASDAAYFSTGGKLPDLQFAQNHGGQRDVAMFDFTCMNRAENASLVKERRGKKLLIGLVGDCLVEPFWPLGTGIARGFLAVFDVAWMVRSWGMGVPHLKVLAERESVYQLLSQTTPENTSKNYAGYSIDPRTRYQSVNLSAIKTHQVQHLYDADKSLPSLKKQKDKSTHIHQDSAGGSEELLKWCQKHTAGHKNVNVKDFTQSWRSGLALCALIHHFRPHLIDVSSLDESNTVHNNQLAFSILEKELGISPVMSPNSDQIDKLSMVLYLTQIQSAFTVPTKAEPADFLPSSKSLSLSRTQSAVFFLSKLKHNSLQRRKEKLAADKRATGTETRMGDEDSTLASPVPPELSPVPELAPEPDIPLLMTNSEECYFCGGRVYLLERISAEGKFFHRTCFTCTQCSITLRLGGYTFDQDTDFSTGKFYCELHSEELANGAATSCEASKGIHGETEENGLSSDDYTPSPSDEECDHTLDCGLPPHTQSHPPEEKEHHMFESKEDSQEPLASKTPTDHPPKIEVAAPLEEEHTEKMTPCPVPKPRRTKPTTPSHQPSPPVAKPRTVHLTSLSPPEEYSSPTPAEEASKAKPDSRPKQSLRKLQLTDEEKTQLVNLHSFSADSDSETHGGSSSCSSSSANAGPPKTEGLDGQEEEGYWSGSTAGHMREKRNRRCFKRKEMPSGQTRVRSKFSPWNLSSPRISRDTRLSVHVNQPGRVGKLKTHLFGLGLIWAYCNAFSYFFPTETTFRHVHSASEEGVEGDDDDDDDDDDDDAMFEQDIDLFDEKFQTVPSDPVEAEKLELMKMRTLERRARTSELQRFRKAQSIQRRLEEIEVTYKDLEDKGVTLERTLRGEAGSGGSPDMIEHWIQLVHEKNALVSEESDLMVASRQLELEDKQSMLELELRKYMEIKDKTPEQQAEEERILQQMIEVVDMRDSLVSFLEEKRQKEISEEQEAFCIMEAKRHSKGGSQVHWA
- the mical1 gene encoding F-actin-monooxygenase mical1 isoform X3 translates to MASQAPVNPSHAMFDLFVQAQTCKDVKHHFAQLCRQLDVDPKDFRNFYTKLKERLNYWKAKALWTKLDKRASHADYQQGNACTKNKCLVLGAGPCGLRMAVELSLLGAQVVLLEKRETFSRNNVLHLWPYTIYDLRELGAKKFYGKFCSGTLDHISIRQLQLILLKVALLLGVEVHTGVEFQGLIEPSGENGWMAKLQPQSHPAAAFQFDVFISAGGGRFVPDGFKHKELRGKLAIGITANFINRHTAAEAQVEEISGVARIYNQKFFQELLNETGIDLENIVYYKDDTHYFVMTAKKKSLLKKGVIKQDYSDAEQLLAPANVDYEALCHYASDAAYFSTGGKLPDLQFAQNHGGQRDVAMFDFTCMNRAENASLVKERRGKKLLIGLVGDCLVEPFWPLGTGIARGFLAVFDVAWMVRSWGMGVPHLKVLAERESVYQLLSQTTPENTSKNYAGYSIDPRTRYQSVNLSAIKTHQVQHLYDADKSLPSLKKQKDKSTHIHQDSAGGSEELLKWCQKHTAGHKNVNVKDFTQSWRSGLALCALIHHFRPHLIDVSSLDESNTVHNNQLAFSILEKELGISPVMSPNSDQIDKLSMVLYLTQIQSAFTVPTKAEPADFLPSSKSLSLSRTQSAVFFLSKLKHNSLQRRKEKLAADKRATGTETRMGDEDSTLASPVPPELSPVPELAPEPDIPLLMTNSEECYFCGGRVYLLERISAEGKFFHRTCFTCTQCSITLRLGGYTFDQDTGKFYCELHSEELANGAATSCEASKGIHGETEENGLSSDDYTPSPSDEECDHTLDCGLPPHTQSHPPEEKEHHMFESKEDSQEPLASKTPTDHPPKIEVAAPLEEEHTEKMTPCPVPKPRRTKPTTPSHQPSPPVAKPRTVHLTSLSPPEEYSSPTPAEEASKAKPDSRPKQSLRKLQLTDEEKTQLVNLHSFSADSDSETHGGSSSCSSSSANAGPPKTEGLDGQEEEGYWSGSTAGHMREKRNRRCFKRKEMPSGQTRVRSKFSPWNLSSPRISRDTRLSVHVNQPGRVGKLKTHLFGLGLIWAYCNAFSYFFPTETTFRHVHSASEEGVEGDDDDDDDDDDDDAMFEQDIDLFDEKFQTVPSDPVEAEKLELMKMRTLERRARTSELQRFRKAQSIQRRLEEIEVTYKDLEDKGVTLERTLRGEAGSGGSPDMIEHWIQLVHEKNALVSEESDLMVASRQLELEDKQSMLELELRKYMEIKDKTPEQQAEEERILQQMIEVVDMRDSLVSFLEEKRQKEISEEQEAFCIMEAKRHSKGGSQVHWA
- the mical1 gene encoding F-actin-monooxygenase mical1 isoform X4, with translation MASQAPVNPSHAMFDLFVQAQTCKDVKHHFAQLCRQLDVDPKDFRNFYTKLKERLNYWKAKALWTKLDKRASHADYQQGNACTKNKCLVLGAGPCGLRMAVELSLLGAQVVLLEKRETFSRNNVLHLWPYTIYDLRELGAKKFYGKFCSGTLDHISIRQLQLILLKVALLLGVEVHTGVEFQGLIEPSGENGWMAKLQPQSHPAAAFQFDVFISAGGGRFVPDGFKHKELRGKLAIGITANFINRHTAAEAQVEEISGVARIYNQKFFQELLNETGIDLENIVYYKDDTHYFVMTAKKKSLLKKGVIKQDYSDAEQLLAPANVDYEALCHYASDAAYFSTGGKLPDLQFAQNHGGQRDVAMFDFTCMNRAENASLVKERRGKKLLIGLVGDCLVEPFWPLGTGIARGFLAVFDVAWMVRSWGMGVPHLKVLAERESVYQLLSQTTPENTSKNYAGYSIDPRTRYQSVNLSAIKTHQVQHLYDADKSLPSLKKQKDKSTHIHQDSAGGSEELLKWCQKHTAGHKNVNVKDFTQSWRSGLALCALIHHFRPHLIDVSSLDESNTVHNNQLAFSILEKELGISPVMSPNSDQIDKLSMVLYLTQIQSAFTVPTKAEPADFLPSSKSLSLSRTQSAVFFLSKLKHNSLQRRKEKLAADKRATGTETRMGDEDSTLASPVPPELSPVPELAPEPDIPLLMTNSEECYFCGGRVYLLERISAEGKFFHRTCFTCTQCSITLRLGGYTFDQDTDFSTGKFYCELHSEELANGAATSCEASKGIHGETEENGLSSDDYTPSPSDEECDHTLDCGLPPHTQSHPPEEKEHHMFESKEDSQEPLASKTPTDHPPKIEVAAPLEEEHTEKMTPCPVPKPRRTKPTTPSHQPSPPVAKPRTVHLTSLSPPEEYSSPTPAEEASKAKPDSRPKQSLRKLQLTDEEKTQLVNLHSFSADSDSETHGGSSSCSSSSANAGPPKTEGLDGQEEEGYWSGSTAGHMREKRNRRCFKRKEMPSGQTRVRSKFSPWNLSSPRISRDTRLSVHVNQPGRVETTFRHVHSASEEGVEGDDDDDDDDDDDDAMFEQDIDLFDEKFQTVPSDPVEAEKLELMKMRTLERRARTSELQRFRKAQSIQRRLEEIEVTYKDLEDKGVTLERTLRGEAGSGGSPDMIEHWIQLVHEKNALVSEESDLMVASRQLELEDKQSMLELELRKYMEIKDKTPEQQAEEERILQQMIEVVDMRDSLVSFLEEKRQKEISEEQEAFCIMEAKRHSKGGSQVHWA